Proteins from one Pseudomonas grandcourensis genomic window:
- a CDS encoding DUF1629 domain-containing protein gives MKIYSITQNDKYKTLVDAGQVESLQEFATKLAYGDAILESEKQSYRVIYNSDDKNKSAFSDFFTFFRPILVVSEKAYDALGFLQVFPRVKLLGPRAGDVAVFVTELLSDAFDVDQSDYDKGEGGYVVYKAVLKIPENYKGEIFRIPENPQVLYVSQVFKDAVESQGLRGVAFKEVTQSC, from the coding sequence ATGAAAATTTATTCAATAACGCAAAATGACAAATATAAAACATTGGTCGATGCAGGCCAAGTGGAAAGTCTGCAGGAATTCGCTACAAAGCTAGCATATGGTGATGCAATTTTGGAGTCTGAAAAACAGAGCTATCGTGTCATATATAATAGTGATGATAAAAATAAATCGGCATTTTCTGATTTTTTTACCTTTTTCAGGCCTATCTTGGTTGTCTCTGAAAAAGCATATGATGCGCTTGGTTTTTTGCAGGTTTTTCCTAGGGTTAAGCTGCTCGGGCCGCGTGCGGGGGATGTCGCAGTATTTGTTACCGAGCTTCTATCAGATGCATTTGATGTTGATCAATCTGATTATGATAAGGGGGAGGGTGGCTACGTAGTTTACAAGGCGGTGTTAAAAATTCCGGAAAATTACAAGGGTGAGATTTTTCGCATTCCTGAGAATCCGCAAGTGCTATATGTCAGTCAAGTATTCAAAGACGCTGTAGAGTCGCAGGGCCTAAGAGGGGTCGCTTTTAAGGAAGTTACACAAAGTTGTTGA